Within bacterium, the genomic segment TCTTGAGTTCTTTTTCGTAAGCCTCATCTCTTAGTGAGTTATGGTAGTTGGGGTTCTCGAACGAGTAGCGGAAATCTGACGTGCCGTAGCAACCCTCGAGTATGCCAACAACGTCTTCAACAAAAACGAGCTCTTCGTCTGTCGGGATTACAAAGACTTTGACCCGCGAATCATCGGCAGATATGACAAATTCATGGTTGCGGCTTGTGGCTTCACGGTTTCGTTTCAAGTCGATTTTTACTCCAAGTTCTTCAAGCCCAGCACAGACTTCCTCGCGCATCTCCCAGCCTCGCTCGCCGACGCCTGCGGTAAAGACGATAGCATCGGTGTGGCCAAGAATTGCAAGATACGCACCTATGTACTTTTTGGCGCGGTGGCACTCAATCTTGAAGGCAAGCTCGGCCTGCTTGTCGCCCTGTTCCATCGCGGTGTGGATGTCGCGGCGGTCAACGTACTTCTCGCTAATGCCTAGGATGCCTGATTTCTTGTTAAGGATATCCACTACTTGTTTTGCTGTAAGTCCTTCTTTATTAGCTATATAATCAACAATAGCAGGGTCAAGATCGCCCGACCGGGTTCCCATTACGAGTCCTTCAAGGGGCGTGAAACCCATTGAATGGTCAAAGCTCTTGCCCTGTTTGATAGCGGTAAAGCTGACACCATTTCCGATATGACAAGTAACAAGATTCACATCTTCAGGTTTCTTTCCCAGCATAACAGACGCTCTTTTTGAGACATACAAATGCGAGGTGCCGTGGAATCCATAGCGCCGAACCTTATAATCTCGATACCAGGCATAAGGCACTGCATATATGTAAGATTCAGCCGGCATAGTCTGGTGGAAACTCGTATCCATAACTGCAATGTGAGGGATATTCGGCAGATGATGCATTGCCGCCTCTATGCCCAGAATATTCGGCGGGTTATGCAGAGGTGCGAGGTCTGCAATCTCGCGAAATGTAGCAAGCACCTCTGGCGTGATTCGGACTGATGAGGCAAAACGTTCGCCTCCGTGAACTACGCGGTGACCGCAGGCCTCGATTTCCTCAAGAGACTGAATTACACCCGTGTTGGGGTTAGTAAGTGTTTCAATCACGAAGCCTATGGCTTCCTTGTGAGTCGGGCACTCCCTCGATTCTTCGTAGGTGTCCTTGCCTGGAACCTGGTGCTTGATGAAGGAACCTGCAAGACCTACCCTTTCTATGAGTCCTGAAGCTAAAGGTCTTCGTTCGCCCCATTTGTAAAGCATGTATTTAACGGACGAAGATCCGCAGTTTAATACAAGGATCCGCATTTGTGATATCTCTCCTTTTCGTTAAATCCAAATACCTGCTGCTTGTGAAACTTGTTATATTCGCACCCCTCCGAAATGTCTGTCAAAGAATTACTGTTTTATGTCTAGCGGCATGGCAGTTTATGTTAATAGCCACCGGCATGGATGCAATGTGGCAAGGATGAGTCTCAATCATCACCGCAAGAGCCGTAACGCGGCCTCCGAGACCCATAGGTCCTACGCCTGTTTTGTTTATGGCATCAAGAATCTCCTGCTCGGCATCCGCATATCTCTTGTTGGGATTATGCGAACCAATATCTCTAAGCAGCGCTTTTTTAGCGAGATATGCTACGTGTTCAAAATTTCCGCCTATGCCTATTCCCACAATGACAGGAGGGCAGGGATTGCCGCCGGCTTGGTGAACCCAGTCAACTACGAATTTCTTTATGCCTTCAAGTCCTTCGGCGGGCTTCATCATCTTGACCGTGCTCATGTTTTCTGAGCCGCCGCCCTTGGGCGCTATCGTAAGCTTAATCTTATCGCCTGGTACGAGATCGAGATGAATGATTGCAGGGGTGTTATCCTTGGTGTTTACCCTTGCGCCTGCAGGATCATCCACTATCGACTTTCTAAGATATCCATCCGTATAACCTCTTCTGACTCCTTCGTTTATGGCATCCGTAAAATTCCCGCCGACAAGACATACGTCCTGGCCTAGCTCTACGAAAAGGACCGCGACCCCGGTGTCCTGGCAGATCGGCAGCTTCTCCTTGCAAGCTATATCTATATTTTCCGTGATTTGTGCGAGTATCTCTCTGCCTACGGGAGATTCCTCACTCTTAGCCGCATCAAG encodes:
- a CDS encoding acetate kinase, with amino-acid sequence MRILVLNCGSSSVKYMLYKWGERRPLASGLIERVGLAGSFIKHQVPGKDTYEESRECPTHKEAIGFVIETLTNPNTGVIQSLEEIEACGHRVVHGGERFASSVRITPEVLATFREIADLAPLHNPPNILGIEAAMHHLPNIPHIAVMDTSFHQTMPAESYIYAVPYAWYRDYKVRRYGFHGTSHLYVSKRASVMLGKKPEDVNLVTCHIGNGVSFTAIKQGKSFDHSMGFTPLEGLVMGTRSGDLDPAIVDYIANKEGLTAKQVVDILNKKSGILGISEKYVDRRDIHTAMEQGDKQAELAFKIECHRAKKYIGAYLAILGHTDAIVFTAGVGERGWEMREEVCAGLEELGVKIDLKRNREATSRNHEFVISADDSRVKVFVIPTDEELVFVEDVVGILEGCYGTSDFRYSFENPNYHNSLRDEAYEKELKKNNSK
- a CDS encoding fumarate hydratase: MVREFNVSDIIEPVRQLCIEANTVLPEDVKRYLLDAAKSEESPVGREILAQITENIDIACKEKLPICQDTGVAVLFVELGQDVCLVGGNFTDAINEGVRRGYTDGYLRKSIVDDPAGARVNTKDNTPAIIHLDLVPGDKIKLTIAPKGGGSENMSTVKMMKPAEGLEGIKKFVVDWVHQAGGNPCPPVIVGIGIGGNFEHVAYLAKKALLRDIGSHNPNKRYADAEQEILDAINKTGVGPMGLGGRVTALAVMIETHPCHIASMPVAININCHAARHKTVIL